GGCATTTCGGCCGATACGTCCGAGCGCCACGCCAACCGCTTCGCGCGTCCCTGCAGGGCAGCCTGGAACTGCTCATGGGCTTTCGCCATGGCCTGCCGGATCTCGGTGCGGTCCAGTTCGACGATGTCGCCGGTGAGCAGGCCGTCGCCGTAGATGATGCGCACCGGCTGGCTGGCCGTCACGCCGGTGACGCCCGCTCCGAAACGTTCGGCCAGATCGCCGACGATCTTCAGCAGTGCGGTGTTGTCGCGGTCCAGATCAAGGTATACCAGCAGGTTCGCGTACATGGCGGTTGTTCCCGGACATGAGTGACAGGCGGACCACGTTACGCACCCATGCGCGACACCGTTTGACATGGGTCAAGCCGATGCCACATGGGCGTTTCGCCGCAGGTACGAGCGCATCCGACATGGGTGTTTCTTGCTAGACTGCAGGCCTTGCTCGCTGCCATGTCCCCGCATGCCACTGACTCGTTCCGAACCGGAGGCTGTGCCGCGTCCTCACCTGCTGGTGGTCGAGGACGAAGAGGAAATCCGGGCTCTGATCGAGCGCTACTTCGGCAATCACGGCTTCCGCGTGAGCACGGCAGCGGATGGCATGGTCATGCGCGAAACCATCCGTCGAGAACATGTCGACCTGGTCCTGCTGGACCTGGGCCTGCCGCATGAGGATGGCTTCGAGCTGTGCCGCTATCTGCGCGAGCACTGGCATGGCGCGATCATCATGGTGACTGGCCGCAGCGAGTCGGTGGACCGGGTGGTCGGGCTGGAGCTTGGCGCCGATGACTATGTGACCAAGCCGTTCGATCTGCGCGAACTGCTGGCGCGCGTGCGCAGCGTGATGCGACGCGTGTTGCCGGCGACAACGGAAGCGGATGCCGTCCCGCACGAGACATGGCTGGTGTTCGCGGGCTTCCGCCTGAATCCGCGCACGCGGGTGCTGCTCGATGCGCAGGGTGTCGAAGTGGCGCTCACCAGCGGCGAGCATGAGCTGCTCCAGGTGCTGCTGAATCACCCGAACCGGGTGCTGTCGCGCGACCAGCTGATGGGTTACACACACGGCCGGGATGCCGGCCCCTACGACCGTGCCATCGACGTGCAGATCGGGCGTCTGCGCCGCAAGATCGAGCATGATCCGGCTCATCCGCAACTGATCAAGTCGGTGCGTGGCGCGGGTTACCTGTTCACGCCACAGGTGCAGCGTCGATGAACCCGGGCATGCGCGAGGCGTCCATGTTCCGCGAATGGTTCGATGTGGCCCCCGACGCGATGATCGCGGTCGACGCCGGCGGCATGATCGTGCGTGCGAACCCGCAGGCCGTGCAGATGTTCGGCCATGCGCTGGATGTGTTGCACGGCGCGTCGATCGAATTGCTGATTCCCGAGCGGGTGCGCGCTGTGCATGGCCGGCACGTGGCCGAGTATGCGCAGAGCCCGCGCATCCGGCCGATGGGCAGCGGGCAGGAACTGGTCGGCCTGCGTCGGGACGGCAGCGAATTTCCGGTCGAGGTAGCGCTGAGCCCGATCCATACTCCGGATGGACCGCTGTACGTGGCCTCGATCCGGGATATTTCGGAAAGCCAACGCGCGCGGCTGGCGCTGGTGCGTGCACGCTACGACCGCATGATGATCCGTGTCGGCCAGCTGATGCTGGGCGCCTCCAGCCTGGAAGCCGTGCTTGGCGACGTGCCTGAACTGATCTGCGATGCGCTGGACATGGCGGCGGTGGCGTTCGCCTTCCAGGGCGCGTCGCATGAGCGCATGCGTGTGCATGCGGCACATGGTCTTCCGCATGGCCTGCTCGACGATGTGCTGGCCGTGCTCCCGGTGGACGCGGGGGTGCCGTCGACCGTGCTTGATCTAACGGCGCAGGCTGCGGCACAGGGCGGAGCCTGGCAGGCGCTTGCCAATACGGGCTTTGCCGAGATGGCGGTGGTTCCGCTGCCCGGGGCCGAACCTGCCGCCGGCCTGTTGCTGGTGCTGTCGCCGATGGCACGCGGTTTCAACCACGACATCCGCTATGCCCTGCAGAGCCTGGCGATGACCCTGGCCAGCGCGATGCGGCGCATGCGCAGCGAAGAACGTCTTTCGCATGCGCAGCGGCTGGAAGCCATCGGCCAGCTGACCGGTGGTATCGCGCACGATTTCAACAATCTGCTGACCGTGATCTCGGGCAACCTGCAGATCCTGGAGGAAGAGATCGGCGATGACACGCCCTGGCGCGACATCATCCAGAGTGCGATGCGCGCGGTCGGCCGCGGCAGCGACCTGACCCGCAAACTGCTGGCCTTCGCACGGCGGCAGCAACTGTCGCCACAGCGCTGCGAACTGGATGTGCTGCTGGGCGATCTCGGCGCGATGCTGCGGCGTACGCTTGGCGATGCGATCGACCTGCAGACCTATTGTCCCGACGGCCTGCCCGCCGTGTTCGTCGACCCGGGCCAACTTGATGCGGCGCTGGTGAACCTGGCGATCAACGCCCGCGATGCGATGCCGCGCGGTGGTCGGCTGAACATCAGTGCTGGGCTGCGCCATGAACTGGCACCGGAGTCAACCGACGCGTCGGGTGTCCACGACTACGTGGTGCTGACTGTGCGCGACACCGGTCTGGGCATGTCCCCCGATGTGCTGGCCCGCGCGCTGGAGCCGTTCTACACGACCAAGGATCACGGCAAGGGCACCGGGCTCGGACTGAGCATGGTGTACGGTTTCGTGAAACAGTCCGGCGGTCATTTGTCGATCGACAGCCGGCTGGGCTACGGCACCTGCGTCGAGCTGCACCTGCCGGCAATACGCGGCAGCGCGGCGGTGCCGGAGCCGCGGGTGACAACCGAGAGCGCCAGTGCACGCAACAAGGCGACCGTGCTGGTGGTCGAGGATGAAACCGATGTGCGCCAGGTGGCGTTGCGCTTCGTGCAGTCGATGGGCCATGTCACCCTGGCCGCGGCCAACGCGGACGAGGCACTGGTGCTGCTCAACGGGCCGCAGGGCGGCGCGGTGGATCTGGTGTTCAGTGACGTGATGCTGGGCAACGGCATGAATGGCGTCGAGCTGGCACGCGAGGTGCACCGCTTGCGACCGGGCCTGCCGGTGCTACTCACTTCGGGCGACGAGCGCTCCCTGCAGGAACGTGGTGATGCCACCGGCTTCGACTTCCTGCGCAAGCCGTACCGTCGCGAGGCGCTATCGGCGGCGCTGCGGAAGCTGCTCGACGCGCGGTGACGCCAGCTCCCGAGTGCATCTTCGCTGTGTGAACGTCAGGGGTGTCGGAGTGACGGCATGCCAGCGGACGACGTGTGCCGGATCCGGCAAGTGTCTCAGTGCACGCGGGTGTTGTTCTGCATGGCGACCCGCAGTGCGGCTTCGTCGAGGATGCGCACTTCGCGCCACTGCACCGAGATGCAGCCCTGCGCGATCAGCCGGGCGAGCGCGCGCGTCACCGTCTCGTGCTTGAGCGCCAGGAAGCTGCCGATGTCGGCGCGGCTCATGCGCAGCACGAAATGGTGCGCGCTGAATCCCAGGGCCTCGTGGCGGGCCGCGACATCGAGCAGGAACGCGGCCACGCGCTGTTCCGCGCTCATCGTGCCGAGGGCCAGCATCCACGAGCGGTCGCTGCGGATTTCGGCCGCCAGGGCGGCGGTCAGCTGGGCGTGCAGTTCGGGCATCTGCAGGCTGGCGCCAAGGATCGCGGG
This window of the Dyella sp. A6 genome carries:
- a CDS encoding response regulator encodes the protein MPLTRSEPEAVPRPHLLVVEDEEEIRALIERYFGNHGFRVSTAADGMVMRETIRREHVDLVLLDLGLPHEDGFELCRYLREHWHGAIIMVTGRSESVDRVVGLELGADDYVTKPFDLRELLARVRSVMRRVLPATTEADAVPHETWLVFAGFRLNPRTRVLLDAQGVEVALTSGEHELLQVLLNHPNRVLSRDQLMGYTHGRDAGPYDRAIDVQIGRLRRKIEHDPAHPQLIKSVRGAGYLFTPQVQRR
- a CDS encoding PAS domain S-box protein, which encodes MNPGMREASMFREWFDVAPDAMIAVDAGGMIVRANPQAVQMFGHALDVLHGASIELLIPERVRAVHGRHVAEYAQSPRIRPMGSGQELVGLRRDGSEFPVEVALSPIHTPDGPLYVASIRDISESQRARLALVRARYDRMMIRVGQLMLGASSLEAVLGDVPELICDALDMAAVAFAFQGASHERMRVHAAHGLPHGLLDDVLAVLPVDAGVPSTVLDLTAQAAAQGGAWQALANTGFAEMAVVPLPGAEPAAGLLLVLSPMARGFNHDIRYALQSLAMTLASAMRRMRSEERLSHAQRLEAIGQLTGGIAHDFNNLLTVISGNLQILEEEIGDDTPWRDIIQSAMRAVGRGSDLTRKLLAFARRQQLSPQRCELDVLLGDLGAMLRRTLGDAIDLQTYCPDGLPAVFVDPGQLDAALVNLAINARDAMPRGGRLNISAGLRHELAPESTDASGVHDYVVLTVRDTGLGMSPDVLARALEPFYTTKDHGKGTGLGLSMVYGFVKQSGGHLSIDSRLGYGTCVELHLPAIRGSAAVPEPRVTTESASARNKATVLVVEDETDVRQVALRFVQSMGHVTLAAANADEALVLLNGPQGGAVDLVFSDVMLGNGMNGVELAREVHRLRPGLPVLLTSGDERSLQERGDATGFDFLRKPYRREALSAALRKLLDAR
- a CDS encoding helix-turn-helix domain-containing protein, which produces MNSIVSIEPSVTHAPRAVAHVSHEPQTLPTIDIDELRTRIPVVQRKLEAGQYLYHAGQPFQALFLVHAGFLKNCLVAEDGREQVTGFRMRGDLMGVESIGAPTHSCDAIALDSCTVWELPYPAILGASLQMPELHAQLTAALAAEIRSDRSWMLALGTMSAEQRVAAFLLDVAARHEALGFSAHHFVLRMSRADIGSFLALKHETVTRALARLIAQGCISVQWREVRILDEAALRVAMQNNTRVH